The genome window AGCAGGTTGCGAAGGCTTGTTTCATAAAGGACAGAAGATGGTCACTGACTCTGGTCTCTGAGGGTCAGGGTAAGGTGGAAGCTTATGTGCAGCCGAGAAACAGAGCGGGCCCAGGGCTTGCGGAATCCCATCCAGAACCGCCAGTCAGGAGCCAGCAGTCCATCAAACACCTTCTTAGCTCTAGGAAGTTTGGCTGTTAGAACTCTGTTTCCCCATATTCCTCCTTCTAACGATGCCCACTATGTAGCATCCACTTCGAAAAGTGGTCtgagaaatgggaaaggaaaCTCAGACTGGCAATTCTGCCTCTTTCAAGTAGGTCATGAAAAGGTCTAGTGAGCAAAGCGGAAATGAGTCATCACTCAATTACCTTTGAGTAGGTTTTCTGCTCCATGGATTATTTGGGGGGACAAATGTCTAATCTCAGACAAGTTTCCACTGCTCTCCAAGTTGCTTGCCTTCACTGTCTAGATTTATGCTTaggaaatgcaaatattttttaatgtgaaagtgaggggggaaaagaaatacacacacacacacacacacacacacacacatattacatTGAGTCACATCTCTTCTCCCTCCATCAAGCAGAGAGTTGTCCCTCTTTTTCTAGATACAAGGATTCTtggtttcctgcctagagaactACAATGTCCAGAAACCCAGGTCTAAGGAGATGAAGTGTGAATGGCCTTGTTTGCAGAAAGTATGAGGAAATGGTTCCTAAGGAGGTGCCGAAGTTGGCAGGAGGGGGTAGGTGTTATGCTGTTGGTTTCTGTGCTTGAAGAAGCGACTGGGTCCAGGTGAAAAAATCTATCATCAGCATCTCTCTCCTGGCCACCACTCCAacatacactcacatacacacactcaaacacacacacagacatacacacacactcacacttaaGCAGGAAAATATCTGCTGGGGTTGAGAGCAAAGGGCTATATGTAAATATGGTACTAGAGCATGTCattctatgagaaaataaaagatgtgtGTGATTATCTACAAAATCACTGTCACTATTTCTGTCTTTCCACTAGTGGGCATAATGTTATTTAGTCACTctttcatgtccgactcttttgcaaccccatggactgcagaccgccaagctcctctgtccattggcttttccaggcaagaatactggagtgggttgccatttccttctccaggggatcttcccaacccagggatcaaacccatgtctcctgcattggcaggtggattctttactatcgagccaccagggaagccgagtgGGCATAGTAGTGTTGACTTACTTCATGATTCTATAGAATGACCCAAGATGACCACGTTGGCTAGCTCTCTGGATAAATTTCAGGCCACCTCTGTTCTTCTGGTGACCCTCCAGGACCTGGCTGTTTCAGTCTGTGAGAACCACAAAGAACCTCATTCAACCTGTATGCTCCTTCTAGAAAGACCAAGAATCCCACTGAGAAGCCCAGCAAGCTCGGTCTCTGAGCAAACCCAAAGAAAGACTGGGAGCCCAGACCTTCCGTGACTTTCCTTTGGCCCTTGAATGCACTTCCCTTTCTGAGGTACCGGGTCCAGAAGACCCTGCTGAGGGATAGGGCAGACCGTGAGGCTGCTGGCCCCAGGGGATGGAAACCGATATTTATGGAGAGGTGAAGGTTCTTCCTCTCCATTGGGCTTCCTGTTTCTCTGGGTCCTTTCCTCTTGCCTAAAGAAGAAGAGGACAGACTGAGAGAAGCATCAGTTGTAGACCATCCAGCCAACAGGCAACCTCACACTGGGCCACACATGTCTTCTCGGTTGGGCTGTACTTGGCAAAGTTGGAGCAATACTTTTCAGTTTCAGAAAGGAAACCTGAGGGACCACATAGGAAGCTACTGCTGAAGCCCCCAAGCCAACCAAGCAGCTATGAATCCTTCCAAAAACTTTACTGCAAATCCATCCTACAGGTGGCTCTTGATTGGACTTGGGGATGGTTGGGAGGGCGGGATGCTGGGATTGGGGGTGGTCTGGCACTGatcagagaggagaaaaaaaaggtttCAGCAAGAAGGGTAGGCTCCGTGCttctagggaggaaaaaaagccaCTCTAGGAAGTGAAAGGATCATTTAGCAACTGGCTAAGTTGAGGAGTGGTCTTCTGGGGTGTGTTTAATGGGGGAGAGCTCAGTGTAAGTGACTTCCCAGCAGGGACTGAAAGAGGAGAGGTGAATCATCAGGCCATCCTTTCTCCCCAAATGTTAAGTAAATAATAAACACATTCAACCAGGGACAGAGGGACTTAGAGAGCTAAAGATAGTACTCGAAGGAATCCCAGGGCTGGGGCCCCAAACACATCCATCTCCACAGTGGAAACTTAACCTGACAGCAAGGGACATGGAAACCCGGGTGGAGAAAATTTGGTGATGCGGAAGGGGACGACTCAAGTTTACTCAGCTCCTTGGCACCTGCTACTTATCCCTAAGAAGCCAAGGCCCTGCGATACCAGGGATCCCCCTGCAGCCCAGGGAGTTGGGTGACCTCTCTGGCGGGAGGGAAGGGGtatagagaagaaagagaagagctaCTAGTTGGGGATCTTCTGGGGCAACCACAGAGATcacattttttgaagtttttttgttttatttttgtctgcactgggctTCATCgatgcatgtgggctttctctagttgcggcaagcggggCCTTCTCATTTCagaggcttttcttgttgtggagcacaggatcTAGGGGGCGGGGCACAGTAGTCGCAtcatgagggcttagttgcccctcagcatgtggaatcttcctggagcagggatcgaacgCGTGTCCTCTGCAtcggcaggctgattcttaaccactagaccaccagggagatctgagattacatttttaaaaagaaaacattcagcCTCTCCAGCTGGTACTcatcccctcctctccttctgacCTTTTCAGTCTGTCTTCTTACAGCCTCTTCATTCTCCGTGGCCTTCAAACCTGCACAAATATTCCCTATTTTAGAAAAACATGCCCATACAAACAAGACAATCTTCAACACTGATGCTtgcttctttagtttctttttcttaccttattCCTACCAAACTTTTTGAAACACCTGGCCTTTTTCTGCTGCTTTCATTTCCTAATCATCCACCTCCCCTGGAAGCCACTGGACATATTCATCACCAAGTCTGGTGTCCCAAGACACCAACTGGGCTTCCCAAATGTCAGACTTTTCCCCAGCTTCGCTCTCTCTGCCTAAAGTCACCCCCGTAACTCTTCCGTGGATCTGTTTCATTATACTTTTCTTTCCTCAGGAACCTGTAACAATTCTCTATTGACTCCTGAGTCAAGGCTAAACTTTCAAGAAACTTCACCGTGGGTCCTTACTCCACCTCGTCATTTCCAGCCGTCTTCTACTGTTCTCAGCTGTCTTATTTACATCTTTTCTTTCCAGCCAGAATCTAGCTGGTAGATTATAAGCATCTAAAGGACAGAGGCTAAGTCTTTTACGGTTTTGAAATGTGTCAATACCACACAAGTTAATTCATATCAAAGTACCCTGAGGTAGcctaatttcaaaaataaacctTCTTGGACACTTACATGACAACCATTCTTTCACCTGAGGGAAAAGATGACATGAGAAAGTCCTTGGGAGAGCCTGGGACTGCACATTTTAGGCCACCCCTTACCTAAGatgcccactccagcactcttgcctggaaaatcccatggacggaggagcctggtaggctgcagtccatggggctgctgagtcagacatgactgagcaacttcactttcactttccactttcatgcattggagaaggaaatggcaacccactccagtgttcttgcctggacaatcccagggacggcgaagcctggtgggctgccgtctatgcggttgcacagagtcggacacaactgaggcaacttagcagcagaGCAGCAGCAGTACCTAAGATGCAATATCTGAGTGACAAGGAGAGATTATGAAAGCGTGAAGTATTCTGCACAAGCTTTGCCTTGCTCTGTCATAAGAATGTTTACATGCTTGCTACTTTGTAATACTATTTGGGCACTGCTTTTCAAACCTGGCTACTTATTTGAATCAtctggagcattttttttttttaataccgaTCCCCAGGCCTCCTCCAAATGTTCTGATTTACTTGGTGTGGGGCGCCAGCAGGGACATTTGTAGCTCCTCCAGTGGATTCTAATGTACAGTCAGGTTAAAGAGTCACTGATTTAGAAATCTGAGCGTGTGCCATGTGTTGGGAGTGAAGGAGTGTTTGAAGATCTGTGCTAATGTGGTGTCCAGGATGCACACCTCACTCCATATTGTCTCCTCTCCTTTAGATACACCGTTTGAATTCCTTCATGCCTTTGTCACCACCGTTAGCATATAGGCAAGGCCTATTTCAGTAGACAGAATGAATCTGTCCCCGGGGGAATTGATCTTGGAAAGCCACCTACTCCAGGCGAGTCCTAGAGTAAGAACTCATCACCCGATCTCCTTCCCTGTGCCTTTGTCTCCTTGACCCATAGGGAGCGACTACCTGCCCACTACTTTAAGTTTCAGTTCCGGAACGTGGAGTACAGCTCTGGGAGGAACAAGACCTTCCTCTGCTAtgtggtggaagcacagagcaaGGGAGGCGAAGTGCAGGCCTCTCGAGGGTACCTAGAGGACGAGCACGCTGCTGCCCACGCGGAGGAAGCCTTCTTCAACAGCATCATGCCGACCTTCGACCCCGCCCTGCGCTACTTGGTCACCTGGTACGTGTCCTCCAGCCCCTGCGCGGCCTGCGCGGACCGCATCGTCAAGACCCTCAACAAGACCAAGAACCTGCGCCTGCTCATCCTGGTGGGGCGGCTCTTCATGTGGGAGGAGCCCGAGGTCCAGGCGGCTCTCAGGAAGCTGAAGGAGGCCGGCTGCAGACTTCGAATCATGAAGCCCCAGGACTTCGAGTTCATCTGGCAGAATTTTGTGGAGCAAGAAGAGGGTGAATCCAAGGCCTTTGAGCCCTGGGAGGACATTCAGGAGAACTTCCTGTACTACGAGGAGAAGTTGGCAGACATCCTGAAGTAGGCAGCTAGGTTCAGCCTCACGTGAGTCTGTTCACTGTCAACTTGGATAGGACAGGTGGAATGAGTGGTCTCTCtgattttcctttgaaaagatttcatctcttcttttctggTTGGTGGTAACAACATTCTTAGatcctgccttttctctttcctctaaatTCCTCTCCCTAAATCCTGTCTCTCCTACCCTTTTATATCAAACTGACTTTCTCCATAACTTAGAGTGCTCAAGGGTGATAGAAATCCAGAAGCTTTGATGAGACCGAATAACTTTCGTAAGATGAGGATGGTACAAAGACCTGTTGTGcacgcacacgtgtgtgtgtgtgtctatgtgtgtgtgtacacgtgagCGCGCTCAGTTGctttgtcatgtccaactctttgcgaccccatggactgtagcccaggaccaggctcctctgtgcatggaattttcagataaaaatactggagccgattgccatttcctattccaggggatctttctaacacagggatcgaaccctcaacgactcctgcatctcctatatttggcaggtggattctttacaactacaCCAGCTGGGATGCCCGCAAGGACCTGTTACTGAACAGCAAAGATATTTCGGTTCTCTAACAAGTCCCCATGTCCACCTGTCCAAACTTACTAACTCTAGACACCTTCTAGAcactctgcccccaccccatctaCAATCCtaccattttttcctttaatgctGGTTTTTCATTCCTACAGgggcattttttccccctcatttttgGTAATTTTGAATGTCCTTGAATGGatttgtattcaactctttgtgggGACGAGGGAGGCTGAGAAATTCATGTTTTCAAACAAATGGTTCTGCTTTGAGGGAGACCAGGAATTGCTGTGTGAACGTACAATGCAAAAACACTTCTGTTAATAAGACCTCAGCACAACTTGCACAAAAACGATGAATTCAGGAATGGGGATAATAAAGCAACAAGTTCTGCTATAAAGGAAcgttttggaaaaggaaatggcaacccactccagtacccttgcctggaaaatcccatggatggagaagcctggtagcctacagtccatggggtcgcaaagagtcagacacgactgagcgactttacttcaaTACTTCAAGGGTTAAAAAGATGTTTGCAAATTAGGCAACAGCTCAGAAGTAGCCTCCTAACAGGTATCAAGATGGGATAGGAGAACTGGAAGTAAAGATTAGCTACTTGAGCAAATAATTAGGACACAATTAAGGCCAATTCGACCTCTTGCTGAGGGTAAATCAGACTCTTTTAGAGAAACAGGCCAATTGCCCTCAGGAAAGAGGGTACAGGATCCCCTACTGTCTCTTTTTGAATTTGGTCTGATCTAGTTTGCTTCCACAGAAGTGCTATGTATAACTAAGTCCCTTTACAAGACCTGAGTTACTGATCAAAACTTTCCATTACCAGAGAAAGGGTCTTCACACCCTCTTATCCAACTTTAATTCTGTAACACCTCACAGGTTAGTGAAACATGAAAGCAGAATGCTTCCAggatgttaaatttatttttggtgccTCTCAGTCTTAATACTCTAAAGAGATGCTGCTTCATGGACATGTTCTGGAAACACCAATGTTCCAGAGCCTGATGTTGGCAGGTCTATGCACACAGGGTTTTGGATCGTTCTCCAGCTGAGCATTGGTCAATCCATCAAGTCACAGTTCTCAGCCATTTCTTATAAAAAAGCAAGACCTATTCACTGAATTCAGTGAGACCAGGGTCAGATAGTGCTATGAGATACCTTGCTCACCTAAAATAAGACACCACTCAAGAGTGATGGTGAGTAGTAATACAGATTTCTAAAGGTGACCTCTGAAAATACAAAAATTCCTTGAAGATTTTATTAGTGTAGAAACTAGCACCCATAAACCCTACATAAATTCTGTAGAATGATGACTGGCAGCCTAATTTTAACTCTAGTATACTTTCTTCTTAAACATCTTGTAGTCACAGGCCACTTTTTCAGCTGCCAAACTAGCAAGACCTCAGAGATGAGTGTGTTTTACCTATTAAGTCAAATAATTAAATAGCTAAATCTGCTATAAAAATTAAGCATTTCAAGGAGGAttaaaaagcttttaactttCGATAATTGAGAGTTGCCTCTTACACTGATCTAAATCaacataaataaacagataaatcaGTTTGAGAGAAAAGTCCACTTCTAAgtcaattttttaataaaatattattgaacaAGTTCCACATTCTAAGTCTCTTTCCATTAGTGTACATAATTGTATTATCTGGACCCATTAACATGCTTCCCTGTACTCTATTTTGGTTGCTCATATTCCTGAAGGGAGAGGTTAAAAcgtaccaaattaaaaaaaaaaaaaaactggcatgaAATCAAGTTGTAATCTAAAAGCCCCAAAGAACTCTGCTTAATTAAAATACTCTCAAGA of Cervus canadensis isolate Bull #8, Minnesota chromosome 28, ASM1932006v1, whole genome shotgun sequence contains these proteins:
- the APOBEC2 gene encoding C->U-editing enzyme APOBEC-2 — encoded protein: MAQKEEAAAAAAAAEPASQNGEDLENLEDPEKLKELIELPPFEIVTGERLPAHYFKFQFRNVEYSSGRNKTFLCYVVEAQSKGGEVQASRGYLEDEHAAAHAEEAFFNSIMPTFDPALRYLVTWYVSSSPCAACADRIVKTLNKTKNLRLLILVGRLFMWEEPEVQAALRKLKEAGCRLRIMKPQDFEFIWQNFVEQEEGESKAFEPWEDIQENFLYYEEKLADILK